The following is a genomic window from Archangium lipolyticum.
CATCACCACGGTGACGAAGACGGTCAGGCCCAGCGCCAGCTCCACCGAGGCCTGGCCACGAGGAGTCCGTCGGAACGCGCCCATCAGTGCACCCCCTTGTAACCAGAGAGGATGAGCTGCTGGAAGGCCGCGGCCGAGGTTCCACCCACCGTGTCCGGGATGTCGGTGCCCCCGCGCCGCAAGTCGCCCCCGTTGTCCACGTCCGAGGAGACGAGGGTGGCGCGCCAGTAGGGATTCCAGAGGTTGGGCGGCTCGTTCCAGTGGCCGCGCCGGTGGTAGTAGGCCAGCCCGGTGGCGAGCGCGGATTGCACGCTGATGTCGGTGCCATCCGCCAGGTGCAGGCCGTGGTTGTCGAACGTGCTGTCGCGCCCGGGGGTGAAGTGGAAGCGGAAGAGGAGGTTCCAGGGATCGCTCCTCAGCCCCCGCTCCTTGTAGTCCCGCTGGGCGAGCGCGAAGATCTTCGGCTGGGCCCAGAGGTTGTCGCCCGAGATGTCGCCCGTGTTGTACGTCATGCCGCCGATGAAGGTGCTCGGGCAGCCCTTGCGGGGCTGGCAGGAGATGAGCGTGTGGCGGAACTGTTTCTCCATGCCCGGATCCGCGTTTCCGACGCGCGGGAGGGAGGGCGTCCACCAGTGGTTGTCACTGCCATCCTCGAGGTCGGTGGCCTTCACGCCCGCCCAGGCCGGCACGCGGAAGGGCGCGCAGCCGGGGAAGACGACCTCCACCACGGCATGGTCTTCCGCCCAGGTGAACTCGGTCTTGTCCGCCCGCCCGCCATGTCCGAGGGCCGTCCCCCAATAGGCACTGCCGCCACTTCGGACGAAGCGCAGACGCCCCCCCGCGGTGGCCAGGGCGCCCAGGATTCCCCTGGACACGCCGCGCTCCGGCAGACCCTGGCGGCGGGTGATGAACTCATAGCCCCGGGTGGCCATGGCCATGTCCAGGGCATGGCCGTACCCGCCGGTGGTGGCATGCACCAGCTCGTTCACGGACACCGGGGTGGGCCCCGCGCGCAGCTCGCGCGGGAAGCGGCTGCCCTCGTTCGCCATCGTCGCCAGCTGCTCGACGAAGGAGCCCTGCCCTCCCGCGACGGACTCCTTGAGCTCGCCGAACATCTGGCTCTGCATGCCCGCCAGGTGAACGCCCAGGTTCTGGATGTTGTAGGCCTGCACACCGGCCTTCGCGTCCAGCTCGTTCCACGGCTGCTCGATGGCCTCGTTCTGCGCCCTCAACGCCTCCAGGGCGGCGGCGGCGGAGGGACACGCCTCGGCGGCCAGGATGGCGGAGTTGAGGCCGGCTCGCATCATGCTGGTCCAGCTGATGAGGCTCATCGTCCCGGAGATGGCCACCAGCTGGGCCGTCTGGGCGCGGCGCATGAGGGCGATGCTGTTGAAGGTGCGCGCGGTGGCCACCGCGCCGCTGTAGGCCGCCAGGTCCGCCACGCTCTGGGTCTCCATCTTCTCGCGCACCTTCATGGTGAACGAGAGCGTGAGGAACACCATCACCGTGACGAGCAGCATCGTCAGGCAGAAGAGCACCAGCGACTGGCCGCGGCGTGCACGAATGGCGCTCATAGGGCCTCCGGAGTGAGAGGACAGTTCTGCTTCCGGAAGTACCGGGCGCGCGCCGGTGTCATCATCCGCATGGCGTAGCTGGCTTGGAGGGGAAAGACGTATTCGCGGCGGCTGGCGCGCTCGAGCAGCTCCTCGCGGATGGCCAGGTCGAGGGAGGCCGCGAGC
Proteins encoded in this region:
- a CDS encoding Tad domain-containing protein, giving the protein MSAIRARRGQSLVLFCLTMLLVTVMVFLTLSFTMKVREKMETQSVADLAAYSGAVATARTFNSIALMRRAQTAQLVAISGTMSLISWTSMMRAGLNSAILAAEACPSAAAALEALRAQNEAIEQPWNELDAKAGVQAYNIQNLGVHLAGMQSQMFGELKESVAGGQGSFVEQLATMANEGSRFPRELRAGPTPVSVNELVHATTGGYGHALDMAMATRGYEFITRRQGLPERGVSRGILGALATAGGRLRFVRSGGSAYWGTALGHGGRADKTEFTWAEDHAVVEVVFPGCAPFRVPAWAGVKATDLEDGSDNHWWTPSLPRVGNADPGMEKQFRHTLISCQPRKGCPSTFIGGMTYNTGDISGDNLWAQPKIFALAQRDYKERGLRSDPWNLLFRFHFTPGRDSTFDNHGLHLADGTDISVQSALATGLAYYHRRGHWNEPPNLWNPYWRATLVSSDVDNGGDLRRGGTDIPDTVGGTSAAAFQQLILSGYKGVH